Part of the Anopheles gambiae chromosome 3, idAnoGambNW_F1_1, whole genome shotgun sequence genome is shown below.
AATCGAACGTTGAATTGATTGGAAAGAGGTTTCATTCGCTTCACTCTCGGCATATCGTACTGTTTTTGATGAGATTTTTATACTTTAGGCGCGAAACGAATCCCAACCGCGCTAGTGACTGGGCCGTTTTGCCCTGGCAAGGTCTCACATCTCACAGCGTGATGATACCTCGAATGTCACCAATTTTCTCACGAACAACCAATTATGACTGTGAGTGCATGCAATGGACGTGTGATCCATTCGATGGCTTGTTAATCTTTTGATCCTTCTCGGTGAAACCGGATTATTAAACATGGTAGATTTTGATACACCGTACATTAATAGCAAACGAAATGATAAGTAGTCATCGATTTGGGGGTTATTTTGTAGTTCGCATATTACAAAATACGTTTGTAGTGATTTCGGCCTACGGGAGGATCTATAATGTTATCAAAGTTGTAATGTAGTGTATAAATGACCCAATATTTAAGCCAACCATCGTCCTTGTTTCCTCTTTGATCATCAATCAAATGTCAAAAGGTAAAAATATTCAGCGCCTCTGGGCTAGTTATTGCATTGCTGAATGCTGACGAACCATAATTTAAGTAAGTACCCATTTTTAGCGATATGGGTCCAATACAAACGGAATAATGTAGAACGCCTTTGGGTGAACTATTCCCATCGCGCACTATCAACGGCAGTGGCAGATCGAGGCGTTAGAAGGAATCCCCTATCTGGAAGCAGTGCTgctgaaatgttgaaaaagtCGAGAGCTCCGTTACGCACGCATAAGCTTTAAATGTCGCCATTTGACATTGGATCTGCCATAGTAAGTGTTGGATTTTGTGTAAAAACCCTTGCAGTCGATTTGGCTTTGAACCGTGCGCATCACTTATATGCGTGCAGTATCAGGACACTGTGCGAGGTAATTTGAGATCAACCCTGACTTTCAAAAGTGCACCATAATATAACGCTCCGGAGACGGCGGAGACCGCGACAGTTAACGGGCAGAGTGCTCCATTCGGTTAATAACTCGCCAAATATATCGATGAGATAATACACACATGATCGCATCGGTCGATCGTGAGCGTCGCCGCAGCAGCGCAAACTTAGTACAGTACGGACACGTGATGCATTTCAATCAGTCAATGCACAATGTGATCGAATCGAATCAAGTCGATCGAGCGGAGAGGCTTTTCGCCGAGCAGCGCCGTCACGATGACACCATTTTGAACCGATTCACCCCTATGCTACACACACCGTCGCAAATTGCTTGTAAAAGTCGATCGATCGCATCAATTGCATTTGTTTACGCGCTCCATCCCGTGAGTGATCGATCGAGTGGGTTTGAAAATTGCAACCCTGCTGCCTGTGCTTCGAAGCGACAATGCATTATTAGTGGAAATAGCCGTAGTACAGTACAGCCGATCGTTGGATGTACGACTCTAAAGATGAGTAATTGAATGGGAGGCTGAGCTTCCCATTCGCCATTCCACTCGCCGTATCATCGCCGGAGACTGCAACGCAGGGTGAGGATAGTAAATAATTGGATGACattgaatgcattgcatgtgTGGCTGCCCACGTATAATTATCCATTCGGGATCCGGCCACGCTGTGGTAGATAAcctatgaaaataaaacaattccctattttaaaattctaatacAAAGCACGCGCTGGAAATCCGTCCCAGCTGCTGACCGACATCGGAGATTACTCCTGCTCGGCACGTGATGAGCGACGAGATGAGCAAGGGCCAGAGCGTTATGCACAGGGACAACAGATGCCTGCCGTGCCAAACCAGTGAAAGGATGAGTATGTGCTAAACATGATGGGAATGCACCGTGCTTTGTAGTACACGATCAAGCTCTGGGACTAGTCGTAATAAATGTTGATAAAAACGGCAAACAATGAGAAATCGTGAGCTGAGTGGCGAATTTGTTTGTGTCGCGTCAAAAATATCACGAgcatggaaaatgaaaatttgttcGTGGTGCATGTGAACTGGGAATTAGCAAGCACTCGTTGAATGTTAAAATGCGTTAGGCTCGTATGGCGAAACCTCTTACCAACAGCACGACCGGTCTTGCACCAATTCCAAAGCCATTGCGAAAGCTTGATCCTGAGATTGCTACTTCCGCAACGAGATGATACAAAAAGTAAACTTTAACCATTTACAATAACCAGTAAGACCAACTAACTAATACCACgagcagaagcaaaaaaaaaaacaaacaaaaaaatgtgcgCTGTGCAAACGAAGCAATTAAAGCAAAATTGTGAAATACCTTCCAGGATATCAGAACCTGTCCATGCTCAGAAACCTtgtaatgcaaaaaaacagtGGCTTCTGCCGTGTGCCCGCGTCGACAAGATGCCTCAATCATATAGAAACGATTTGCCTGGCTAAACCAACACCAACGTCGAGTGTTGAGTGTGTATCTGAAGTGAAGCATTGAAGATCGAAGATCGATGCAGGGGATGGCAGGGGGTGCGCAGCGCGAACGAATGCCGTAAGATTGAAGATTCTCCGCTGCGGGTTCGCAACGACACCCGCCAGCGATCTTCGTGCTGATAGGGTGGATTCTTATGCCGCGCCAGTAGTGACGACTTCTTCACTTGTGAAGGTGGGAGTGTTGTGCACACGTGGTGGATCGTTGCGTGTACAATACATGCAAACGTTCGCGCACCGATCGCTTCGCCAGTGCGATGCCCATCCCACAGACGTTCTGCGCAAAGGGGTTGCGGTATAGGGGCAGAATTGCTGGAAGGGGCGCACACGATGTCTCCCCACTAGCTTTCGCACACTTTGAACGCTGGTCCGGCGGCTGCACGTTATCCAGCCGGAATGGAACTACACGCGGGGTACACCACTACTACACGATCATCGATGCCGAATTATCCCGGGTGGATGAATCGTGATCCCCGGCTCATTTGTGCATGCCGTGTTGCTGcctgagtgtatgtgtgcgtgtgtttgcagCATGTTGGGGGCAAGTAAGCGACTCCATCGCGGATCGTGTGGCACTGTGTGGGTTCGGCAGTTTGCAATGAGCGTCTGGCTATAAAATCACAACACCCTGATGAATTcacttttgttttcgttcgaaGCTCAACCGATCTAGATAAAAGGCGGTGTCGCTTAGCATAGAGCTGTGCGTGAAGCGTTAAGCAGGCAGCGGACAACACCAGGAATCGAAAGCTTTTAGGAGGAAGCGTGTCGTTACAGagtgtgcaaataaaaaaataaaggtaAGAATGTGATACGAATGCAAAGTGCAGTTATGGTTTGGTTTGGAGAAAGTGCTTGAAACGGGAACACAATCCGTACAGGATATGCTTGTGAAACGTCTGCGATGCTGTGCGAGGGATTTGGCGTGTCCGGGATCGCAACCTACGTGTGTGACGAATCAAATATAATTACACAGGCCAGTCTGTGCTGGTAACTAGCCGCTGGCAAGTGCTTACATGAGGTGCAAATATTCTGATCATGGACTGTAATGTTGTGAAAGTTTTGTGTGCCGCAAAGATCCGTCCAAAGCAATGCCAGCGTCCAGCGAGGCCTCCGCTTTGCACTGCAGAAGCagtttatgatgatgatggtgactgtgttgctgatgctgtcgTAACATGTCTCCTGATTGGCCATATTATGCCCGAATCGTCACGATGACTTGACTGCGAGATAAGTAGAAAGCCTGGCGGGTGACGCGAAATAAAGAGAATGGACGTGGTCCGTGTGCataacgcaacaaaaaagcgtgcTTTTTCCATCCAGATCAAACGACCGGATCGAAGGAGGAATGTGCCAATAGTGACCAGTTCGGGGCTTTTGTTTAGCTGTTTTTATATGTCAAATGTTATGTGTTGGAAGCAGCAGGATGACTTTATTATTCAATCCCACAAATGTTTAACCACTATTTTATTATGCAACAAATGTCGAAGGTGGAAAGCTATTGATTCAAACTGTTTCTACAAGTTTGAggtttattattaaaaaaaaaacagcttccaAAAAGTTTGCGATCACGGAACATCTTCCAATGCGATACTGTCGTGCGAGAAGATACATCATTTGCATGCCTTCAATGCACAATTGTAGAGGTAAGCCAATGATTATCCGTTGGCAAAGATTAATGAtactcttttttattttacgagCGCTTTTGTGCGAAGGAAGAAATATTGGCTGGAAAACTGCTTGCGGTTGTTTATGTAAGATGTTTCCAATACGACCACGTAGCTAGTACGCTGGTAACAATGTACAATTTAAACCACATTGCAACGACCTGTACATCTGACAGCGATATAAACACTCCTatacatttaaaaacaaactggTTCCATCAAGTGGAGATGAAAAGTTATATTTCTAGCTTCGATACACTAGAAGGGAAAGTATTGGCTTTGCATAAATACTGCTAAGAACCGTGATGAAAATAGTGAAGGGAAGATGATCAAGCGTTCACGGTACACAGCGACGACCCAAGCTAAGCGTGGTAAAGACTTCATTTTAGCACAGAATTACAGTAGGCCAAGAGGTTTGTGCAATGTCGATTGCTACTGGTGGTGATCGTATGGTAGTAGTAAAGCGATCGTCGATTGATGGTACTAGGTTGTAAGTATGTTAATTGTACCAATATGAAACTGTTTCATCTCATTTACCAGAATTGCTGCACGACCTATTCTCAATCACGAGCAGCATAATATTTAATCTGTTAACCAATGATGACTTGATCGCCAATAAATTTAATATGATTTAGACTAGATCACTCCATTGGATATGAAATACGATCGAGCTGATTTACATTAGATTGGCCTACTTTTGtcaattgtttttaaatgttaaataacATATGCAGAAAGTGGAAAAGATGACTAGTTCAGCATACCTACAACAAATATTGCTTTTCTTCTTATCAGTTTTATCACCGAATCGAAAATAACTCTtctatgaaaataataaatcagAAATATTTGATACTGATTTCTGCTGACGCAATAGCTTTAAAGTGTAGAAGGATGCAAACAATATTCGCGATGTCTGATTCGTAATGTCTGATTTCTCGAAACAGATTTGAGCTGAGCAAACAAGTTCTGCAGCATGCAAACACACTAAAGATAATGTATCCGGATGTAGCATCCGTGTGGGGAAGGGGAAAGAAAATCCCACCCAGATATCAGCAACAGTGCGAGATGACGCATAAAAGATTAACGCGTTAATTTGGATGCATGCGGTGGCAACGCTAATGAAATAGTCATCATCATTAGCTAGAAAACAATGGTGTCTTACCGGTCTTGGTGCTGATGGTTCGGCGAAACTATTATGCCGATACGAGCATCCAGTTTGATCGTGAGGATTGGAGTATGCCAATACACAAGGCGCGAGATGGTGTATGATCCCGCAAAGGTACGGTCGCATTCGCTAGGCAGCAGCCTACATTTAACCCACCCGACGAGAGGGCTCATGTCTTACAGCGAAGATCGTGCATCGTTTTGCCACACCGTCTATTTCTGGCAGAGCGAACAATACGTAGCAACAACAGCCGTGCGCTTGATGACTACCGAAGATGACAAAGAAATAGGCGGCAATAGGCGGAGACTTAGTACAACAATGATCGATCCTGAGGTAGCGCAATGATCGTATGTAAAGTGAGAATCGCACACCATTGTGTCGCATCATTGCCATTGCCATGCCCCTACCAGCACATCAGCCTTCCCGCGAGCATCGCACCACTGCAACCACTGCAACCACTGTGCTTTTGTCCATGTTGCGTTGTTTTACAATTCTATTAGCTTATCTGCGGGTAGCGAACCTTCTAGAGTTAGCCTCGGCAATGTTTCAATTGAATGGATGGAAGAACACTTTTACAACCGTTTGACTGCCAAGTtgctgctttttgttttgttcctcgCGAGCAAAGCCCGATTGAGACTGCGATACTGTGTGTAAGTGTCGTATTTTAGCAAGAGCCCTGTGGTGTCTCTTTCCCCTGTGCTAAGCTGTACGCAAAACCATTGTTTCAAGCGGCTACGTAATAGGTCAAACTGGAAGCTATCAGTTACAAGATGGTACGATTGTGATTAAACCGGTGCTGTTGTGGCTTAATCGAACGGTAGCATTTCTGGCTCGTCAGCATTGGCTTAGTTTGTGCAAGCTGGTTTGAATGTACCTATTTCTTTGTGCTGTAATTTGCAATTTTCTGCACCGTTGCCGTATTCGATTGTTGGACAACGCTAAACAATCTCAAGATGCATTGTTTTTAACACCGGAGAGTTGAACAATCTAGAACAAGCTAATGTACGAGGTTGAAAAGGAAAGTGAAGATTGCCAAAAGATATGGAATGTTGGCTTAAAGTTTGTTATTGGACGTTGCCAGCAAATTTGTTTCGCGTTGGTCGAGTCAATCGAGTTGTGTCCTTCAAACCTTTCGTGCAGGGACAGGAACAGGGACAAATATATGACAAAAAGGAACGTTACCttatagataaaaaaaaacaatcacgaCCGATGGCTCACGTACCATCAGCCCACCACATTTGTTAGCTGTTGATTGCTTTACTTTacacttgcttgcttgcttacttacttacttacttacttagaTCGTGTTTGGCCGTGAGGGAATTAGTGGTTGAAAACAAATGAAGGTAACAACCATTCACAGTCCACCTAAGCTTAGGTCGGCGGATTATTCCACCCAGCCAGCGTCTGTAGTCCTCTTCACGAGCCATTAGTTATTTTGTATTTCGTGCCGGCCGTGCTAATTGAATGCTTGGTAAAgattgcgtgttttttttgttttattttaatccccagatgaagctgctgctgctagtggtgGCGTCCTTGGTCGCCGTATGCCTTGCCGAGCCAAAGCCTGCCATCAATGAGGTCAAGTCAAATCAACCCCTGCAGAAGCCGGGTCGATTCTTGTCACTACCCGTACCTGAGAAATGTGCATCACGTGAGTATTTGTATAAGAAAAGATGGAAATTGGAGAAACAGGGATCGTTGGTAAAGCAGATTATATTTCGAAAGAACGATACGATCGTTAtttgttgaaacaaaaatcatgtTAGGTTCGTCGCCTAAAATCCGCGCTTGACGCTCCTGCGCATTGAAGTCTCTTGTTACAAACGAAGTTCATCGAACCGAGGCTCACGTTCGTGTGAGCAGCTCTCGAAAAATCCCTACCTAATTTGCATATTTGGAACACACTCCAGGCCAGCAACCAGACGCGCCGGTCACGCCCAGCTCGAAAGATTAACAACACCGGTTCGACAGGCCTTGAGTTGGTTTGGCTGTGCCTTTGGGGACTCGAAGCACGCTGTGCGCAAAGCGACACGTCGGTGATTGCGAAGAAGCCGCCGGCTAAGAAAAAGGATGACCGTTGAAGAAGATCACCCCACACAGGCCTTAACCAATACGATTGCGCTAATTTGTTGGCTTTTAGGGTGTCCAGTTCGAGTGGCGCCCATGATGATTCCCCGCGACTTCTGACTCCGGCCGGAGCGATCGGTTGGGCACGGGTGACGCGGGAAGCCCGGACTGTTCGGCTAGGTTCGGCAAATGTTTACTATTATGACAGATCCGCTTTTTCGTAAGCAACGGCATTTCATAATAAATTGGCACCATCTCTTGGGCACCATTTTGTGTTGGCAAGGAACGGACACGGCGGCGGACGGCGAGATGAATGCAAAGGGAACGAAGCATCGACAGTGTGCGCCCCAGCGCTGGTAGAAGGGTGATGTCTaacagtgtgagtgtgcgcgtgcgcgcgcgcgtttgacATAAATGAACTGCAAACCATCACCTTGTGTGTGATGGCAGCAAGATGATTTCGAGGCCCTCGTCATCCCTATGACCGGAGGCTGTTTTCGTCTTGCAGTTCGCAGTGAGCCAGGCCGTCGTACGCTGTTTTTCAGCTGGTACGTTTCGACCTTTATTTATCGGTGTTAATAAGCACGATTTCTTAATGCTGTGTCTGTGACCTGTAACGGTCGTGATGGTGACTTTTCTCCCCGTGCGAGTATGGTTCGCGCATTCCGCCAGTCGTTCGTTTCCGTTGCCCTCGTTCAGCTCCCCGTGGAGTTGCACCGTGCCTGCTGGAGGATGTGTGTGAGGCAATTCCCTGCACTGCCGAACTACATTAGCTACTGACACGAGCGAGTTGGTCGTATGATAACCGGACCAAGGCACTAGGGTACCATGTGAAGCGATCGGTGCGATCGCTGAGGGGAATGAGTGTGAGGTGCATTCAATAAAATAACAGGTACCGACTTATCGTCGTTGGCCTACTTATTATGGTGCCAGTTGGAGGGATGtagaaagaaagggaaagtgCTCCCGTTATGCAGCTAGGCTTCGCAGCGAGCTGCCGAAAGTGAGAGTAACAATTCTACCAAATCATGATGAAttggtaaaaacaaaaagcttatTTATTGCTTGTGAGAGATCCCGGGAGCCGCTGCGAAACGATGGAGACAGCGCTACTCGCTTACATTGTCTGCAGACGGGAATGCAAAAATCCATCTAATGCATGTTTGCACGTTTCGTGCCCTTCCAACGTGCAACGGCGCAAAGTAGATGATGCGTAGAAAAGTttctttgatttatttgaaattGCCTGTGTGTCAGATGCTCAGGGCCGCGCTCAGTGGCGTCGCTCAAGGTGTCAAAATGGGACGGGCCGCTGCGCAAACAAAGATTGCGCAATGGAATCTTCAGTGGCTTTGGGGAACGGATTTCCggagggaaggggggggggggggttcgcGCTGCAGTGGAAGGCGGATGATATTGGGACAATAATAAACACCCAGCTAGCCCACAACCATCCAGTCAAGTCAGCGCCTCTCCTGGTCGGTCGTCCAAACCACCGGtacactactaccaccacttgGCACATTTATCCCACAAAAAGTAAACCTGAAATGGTGCTTcattaataattaatgaaGCACTTGAACTTTGCATCTTCACATAGAAATATGGGAAAAGATGAACACTGAGTACAAAACGCGACGATATTGATTGAGAGTTAATGAgtgagagggagggagagagcgagagtgagagaaaaaagaagtggAGGGGAGAGGGACAGGTAGAGAGAGATATACCTCTCGATCGACGCTTATACAGACTTAGGCGCTCTCACAGGCAGTAAGATTTGGCATAGGAATTCGTGTTACGATGCGTGCTTGATCGTATCTTGACGAAGGCGATTACAAAGATTAGCCATCGGCACACGCCTGAGCACGATCACGGATCCGCCAGGTGTAGGGAATAAAATAACCGACAAACCACTACACTGCTACCGTTGACATTTAGTCAGGCAGCGCACAGTTACGTGCGATCCGCAGTGATCTTTACCTATTGGGGATGACAGACGTGCATGAATTGAGCTACGATCAAGGATAGGTATAATTGGTAAcgttttctcttttgtttGCTCGCACCATTCCCATCCGCAGGTCCGAAGCAATTCAGCTACCGTGGACACAACTACTTCTACAGTGCCCATGTTCCGGCACTTGCTGACAAGCGAGTGGACTGGCTGGATGGTCGCAACATCTGCCGCGAGTACTGCATGGATCTGGTGTCGCTGGAAACGCAGGAGGAGAACAACCTGATCTTCCGATTGATCCAGCAGAACGACGTGCCATACATCTGGACCGCGGGACGTCTGTGCGACTTCAAGGGCTGCGAGGGCCGCCCGGATCTGGAGCCAAAGAACATCTACGGTTGGTTCTGGTCGAACAACCGTGAGAAGATTCACGCCACCAACCAGATCCCGAACGGTTGGGGATACAATCCGTGGAGCAAATCGGGCCACAAGAAGATCCCGCAGCCGGATAACGCCGAGTTCGATATCAACCAGACGACCGAGTCCTGTCTGTCGATCCTGAACAATGTGTACAACGATGGTATCGGCTGGCACGATGTGGCCTGCTACCACGAGAAGCCGGTCGTGTGTGAAGATTCCGAGGAGCTGCTGAACTACGTGAGCGCCACCAATCCGGGAATCCGTCTGTAAGATGGAACGCACCGGTTGGCCGACGCTTGTCGTGGAAGAGCATTAGAACTGCCTGGTAATGGTGAAACTGCCTCGAAGCGCACCATCAACTCGAGGAATCAAACACTCCTCCTTTCTTTCTCCTATCCAACTCATGTTGCTACTATACTGCTCATCGTGGAAAGGCGTAGTACGTTTCCTCATTTAGTAGATCAATGTTGCAGAAAACGTCCAGTGTTGTAAATTTGTCTgtttaagaagaagaaaatatgcaTTACAATGAAAGCGAACGAAGCAATCGATTCGGCACCTTTCCAAATCGCTCGAACGCAATTCATCCTTATTCCCAAGCATTGAATTTGTGTCCTAACACTACGGTAAATTATAAAACGTTGAATATAATGCTACTTTCTCCGATCCTTTCACCATTTGTTCCACTCGACTATAAAATTTACAACAGGTAATCTAAAGTAATCACGCTGAAAGTAAATCAACAtccatacacaaatacacacaagcACTCACTGGAATACATGTAAAATGTTTTCTAAATGTATATTTATTGAATAAATAGACTTTTTaagaaataatacaaaacattGACTGTTTCATTCATTGAAATCAAGGTAATCCGAAATGACATCTTCATATGCATTTAGTATTCAAGTGATATAAGGCCTGGTATAACTTTTCTAAagttatgatttatttatttatttatttatcattccCCTAACATCTCCCTTGATCCAGTGTCGCCAAAATTgaagataaataaaatgttttctttaaatgtgttggtcgttatattaaaattaaagtgATGTGACCATGTATTGAATTGTCATAGTTAGTAACGGTTCGTTGTATCCATATAAGGTAAGCCTGTTCTCGCCGACAAGTAAGTTATGAGAGCGAAGAGGTCTCGATGGCGCGTGGATATTGATCTTCTCTAGTAAATAAGGGACGTCTAATtcgttttttaatatttttgctaCAAATACACATTGGTTAATCTTAAAACGGTGTTCGATCGTCTGTAGGCCAGCCATGATTTGGAAGGGATGGAATGCTTTCTTCTTTTAAGATTTGAAGGAAtgggaaaaataaattttttgtATAGTTTGTTCTAAAAAGTTGCATTCTTAAATTAAAAACCATATGTATCAGCAAAGAAAAACTTCATAAATCGACAACTTTTTTTGGTATAATTTCATTCATCAGGCAACGCTGCTAATCACAAATCGTTACTTTCATTCAGCGCTGCATAAGAGCAACTGTCAGCCTGAAtgtagccaaagaaaaaaattatgaaCTCTCCTTTTCTATTGCCTCTGCTTTTCTTTATTTGTCTTTCCATATATGTCCCTGACATCGGGTAAAACTAAGAATTGATTTTATGcctgaataaattaaaaacgacACTAAGGTACCAGGaagatgaaaaagaaacaagaaaaataaagaaagaaaaagaagaagaagaatataacgaataagaagaagaagaagacaaagaagaagaataagaaaaataataataataataataataataataataataataataataataagaagaagaagaagaagacaaagaagaaggaggaggagaaggagaagaagaagaaaaaagaaaaagaagacacAAGAAGAAGACACAAGAAGAAGACACAAGAAGAAGACACAAGAAGAAGCATAATAaaccagaagaagaaacagaataagaaaaagaagaagaagaaacaaaaagaagaagaagaaaaaaacaagaaggagaagaataaacaagaagaagaaggagaagaataaacaagaagaagaaggagaagaagaagatgatgatgatgatgatgaagaaaaagaagaagaaaaagtagaaaaataaggttgaggaggaggaggaggaggaggaggaggaggaggaggagaccATCGGCTAGATAAAGAATGATAAAGTTCGTTCTTCATACGGTAGACggtgttgttgaaaaggattattttatgaattatATTTTCACTGCTATCATTTTGTTTAAAGTCAAAACTGTTTCCCACTGCAATATCTATCGATGTTGAAATTAAAAGGTTTAGCGGGTTATAGCGGGTCACgtatgtttgaaaaaaaaaacacccatgtaggattattgttattttctaaaagatggcaaaaagtgacaaaaaagTGGACagacaaaaatatttttttctaaactttttcatacaaacgtatgctttttatttgaactgtcagccaactataGAGCGTTCAACTGAAAggcatgccaactaaaaagcatgcctACTAAAAAGTggtcaactattgaattctgactgtattgcgatattttttgtttctaattgACTTATGTTTCTATTTAATTctttgtaaacaaaatatcgatcaATATTCAGAGGTTTGAGCTTTTTGCCGTTCAAGATTTGTCAATGTGTAGATTTTTgatgcggccacgagaaaagctttttttgtagttttgacaaagttgacaatttgtttaacattttCTTTAACATTAGTGCCTTATTGATCAAATCGGTTCAAGCAAATTTGATTTATCATCCCATAACAAACTTATCAAGCTTATTTAGCATGGTCGCATACAATATcaggaaatttgtttttgaggaacaaaaatatttaaaatatatcattGAATTTGTGAAGAGGCACATAAATTGTAGACAAAATATAAAGAAGAATTATTACGGATTCTGTTCggctaaataaaaataactgcCAATGCAGAATTTCAGTTGATGATGTTTTGAattatacttacttacttatctagcgctacaaccgctttgcggtcttggcctgcctcaggagtgtcggaaaccgctcacggtctcgcgccctCGTCTGCGAACTTAACTGCCAACAATGTCTGTGATTTGAATTATACCAGATCGATAAGTTGTTTGTTGTCGCTGTCATCGTGACAGTGGAGGa
Proteins encoded:
- the LOC1279613 gene encoding uncharacterized protein LOC1279613, with the protein product MKLLLLVVASLVAVCLAEPKPAINEVKSNQPLQKPGRFLSLPVPEKCASRPKQFSYRGHNYFYSAHVPALADKRVDWLDGRNICREYCMDLVSLETQEENNLIFRLIQQNDVPYIWTAGRLCDFKGCEGRPDLEPKNIYGWFWSNNREKIHATNQIPNGWGYNPWSKSGHKKIPQPDNAEFDINQTTESCLSILNNVYNDGIGWHDVACYHEKPVVCEDSEELLNYVSATNPGIRL